The following coding sequences lie in one Tepidimicrobium xylanilyticum genomic window:
- a CDS encoding ATP-binding cassette domain-containing protein: protein MKISIQGVGKTYKTGKIALKKISIEITSPNMIGLVGPNGAGKSTLMKLLVAALLPTTGSISFNNEPLYKKEKVLKSILGYLPQSFGLYDELTVWQFLDYIAALKGIKNPKDAIEKVINETNLDEKKNAKIKTLSGGQRQRVGIAQALIGNPKLLILDEPTVGLDPEERIKFRNLFSKYAQDKIVILSTHIIEDVQSICNRIIVINEGMILFDGRPDELIQAANGHVGIIEQEESLGDKDYKITARINTARGVMCRIVADTLPPFAQPVEPSLEDAYMFLIERR, encoded by the coding sequence ATGAAAATTTCTATACAGGGTGTTGGGAAAACATACAAAACGGGAAAAATAGCTTTAAAGAAGATATCAATTGAAATAACTAGTCCAAATATGATTGGATTGGTGGGACCTAATGGAGCAGGGAAAAGTACATTGATGAAATTGCTTGTAGCAGCTTTGCTTCCTACAACTGGGAGTATATCTTTCAACAATGAACCACTATATAAAAAAGAAAAGGTCCTTAAAAGCATATTAGGATATCTTCCACAGTCTTTTGGACTCTATGATGAACTAACAGTTTGGCAGTTTTTAGATTACATAGCAGCTTTAAAAGGTATAAAAAATCCCAAAGATGCAATTGAAAAAGTTATTAACGAAACTAATCTTGATGAAAAGAAAAATGCAAAGATTAAAACATTATCTGGTGGGCAAAGACAGCGTGTAGGCATTGCTCAAGCCTTAATTGGAAATCCTAAGCTATTGATTTTGGACGAGCCTACAGTGGGGCTAGATCCAGAAGAACGGATTAAATTTCGAAATCTGTTTTCGAAATATGCTCAAGATAAAATTGTCATCCTCTCGACCCATATTATTGAAGACGTACAATCTATCTGTAATAGGATTATAGTAATAAATGAAGGTATGATTCTATTTGACGGCAGACCAGATGAGTTAATTCAAGCTGCAAATGGACATGTAGGTATTATTGAGCAGGAGGAAAGCCTCGGAGATAAAGATTATAAAATTACTGCACGTATTAATACAGCACGTGGTGTAATGTGCCGAATAGTAGCAGATACACTTCCTCCCTTTGCACAGCCTGTTGAACCATCACTTGAAGATGCCTATATGTTTTTGATCGAGAGGAGATGA
- a CDS encoding M1 aminopeptidase family protein, translating into MSFFSYLRVETSRIFKSKTTWFFIMLIAATPLIGLTIFKPNNVDTAATQMILNPVVTGTVGGAIFFAVFTLFELNRVDKYKVSMLTYAVASPTILHIAKMGAIFITSIITILFIILIYLPYTFINMKSFFNGELYMWAYLIYMLPSMWIGSLFAAIFYQLSNRLDISFLLFTASVLFSFSDFLTEDFILRWINPNIPVFSDAFGNYRVLRTGLYNRRFWMIFLGGIWIISFLFTRRYEKGIWGSLQYNIRKLHLPVLGICLIILSINIYFKQPFYNSSPPEVDWDKVRNTGLQLLNFQSVTAEVRPDFRRNTIYGKIRYIVDNYISSAEKRVIINSGYELYSIRINGEDIEYTELPDEQFTLKNYQFNMPIGTDMVLEIEYGGYPKLWGAYRTSLGGNEISPKNVELRNHSLIPSLGIYGATVDVSIVLPDTFTLISLDDNIRDIIENNDGTKTWFLSDCYDSVDVYASDYACKSVVADEMTADFYFHENFTELLEEYDAEEVLIDVFNYCTEHYGPLNYLKDKKLILIQTSAFNFGGGATNGVSNMSETTFSIYSLTDPIKGAAGKEILAHEIIHQWWGLNRMIWEDPDVPEWTGEGLTVYSTYRLYKEKYGEEYGQKYYVDQWKAAVKEMKRNFYHRHPEYLDIMPESFAAHLRVRELEIKKYCLMPLKILKAEELIGGEEAMDEVLKKLSSSNQHKQLTFREFLDACGLTKEALEIEKDF; encoded by the coding sequence ATGAGTTTTTTTTCTTACCTGCGTGTAGAAACAAGTAGAATCTTCAAATCCAAGACAACGTGGTTTTTTATAATGCTAATAGCGGCGACACCTTTAATTGGTCTGACTATATTCAAGCCTAATAATGTTGACACTGCTGCTACTCAGATGATACTCAATCCAGTAGTTACTGGTACAGTTGGTGGGGCAATTTTTTTTGCAGTGTTTACCTTGTTTGAATTAAATAGAGTAGATAAGTATAAGGTTTCCATGTTAACATACGCCGTTGCATCTCCTACAATACTGCATATTGCTAAGATGGGTGCTATATTTATCACTTCTATTATTACAATTTTATTCATTATTTTAATATATTTACCTTATACATTTATCAATATGAAGTCATTTTTTAATGGTGAACTATATATGTGGGCTTATTTGATTTACATGCTTCCCAGTATGTGGATTGGTAGTTTATTTGCAGCAATATTCTATCAGCTTTCCAATAGGCTTGATATTAGCTTCCTTCTATTTACAGCAAGTGTACTCTTTAGCTTTTCAGATTTTTTAACTGAGGATTTTATATTACGATGGATTAATCCCAATATTCCCGTTTTTTCCGATGCTTTTGGCAACTATAGAGTACTTCGTACAGGCCTCTATAATCGTCGATTTTGGATGATATTTTTAGGGGGTATATGGATTATCTCTTTTCTATTTACTAGAAGGTATGAAAAGGGTATTTGGGGGTCCTTGCAGTATAATATAAGAAAACTTCACTTGCCTGTTTTGGGAATATGTTTAATTATATTGAGTATCAATATTTATTTCAAACAACCATTCTACAATAGTTCTCCTCCTGAAGTTGACTGGGATAAAGTACGTAATACCGGATTGCAATTATTAAACTTTCAATCTGTAACTGCAGAAGTTAGACCTGATTTTAGAAGAAATACCATATATGGAAAGATAAGATACATAGTGGACAACTATATATCTTCTGCTGAAAAGAGAGTGATTATCAACAGCGGTTATGAATTGTATAGCATTAGAATAAACGGTGAGGACATTGAGTATACAGAATTACCAGATGAACAATTTACCTTGAAAAACTATCAATTTAATATGCCTATTGGAACTGACATGGTGTTAGAGATAGAATATGGAGGATATCCCAAGCTTTGGGGTGCATATAGAACATCTTTGGGTGGTAATGAAATAAGCCCTAAAAATGTTGAATTAAGAAATCATTCCCTTATTCCTTCATTGGGCATATATGGAGCAACTGTAGATGTAAGTATAGTTTTACCTGATACTTTCACCCTTATTTCACTAGATGACAATATTCGAGATATAATAGAGAATAATGATGGTACAAAAACATGGTTCCTTAGTGATTGCTACGACTCCGTGGATGTTTATGCTTCAGATTATGCCTGTAAAAGTGTTGTTGCTGATGAAATGACTGCTGACTTTTATTTTCATGAGAACTTTACAGAGCTCTTGGAAGAGTATGATGCTGAGGAAGTATTGATCGATGTTTTCAACTATTGTACAGAGCATTACGGGCCTTTGAATTATTTAAAAGATAAAAAATTGATCCTAATTCAGACCTCTGCTTTCAATTTCGGAGGCGGTGCCACAAACGGTGTAAGCAATATGAGCGAAACTACATTTTCCATATATTCACTTACCGATCCCATTAAGGGGGCAGCAGGGAAAGAAATATTAGCTCATGAAATCATCCACCAGTGGTGGGGTCTTAACAGAATGATATGGGAAGACCCAGATGTGCCAGAATGGACAGGAGAAGGTCTTACAGTATATTCCACCTATCGTCTATATAAGGAAAAGTATGGAGAGGAATACGGCCAAAAATATTATGTAGATCAGTGGAAAGCAGCAGTTAAAGAGATGAAGCGAAACTTCTATCACCGTCATCCGGAGTATCTGGATATTATGCCTGAAAGTTTTGCTGCTCATCTGAGGGTCAGAGAACTGGAAATCAAGAAATACTGCTTGATGCCATTAAAAATACTTAAAGCAGAAGAACTCATAGGTGGCGAAGAGGCCATGGATGAAGTACTAAAAAAACTATCAAGTTCAAATCAACATAAGCAGCTAACTTTTCGAGAATTTTTAGATGCTTGCGGATTAACAAAGGAGGCACTTGAAATTGAAAAAGATTTTTAG